The Hymenobacter sp. GOD-10R genome includes a window with the following:
- a CDS encoding NmrA family NAD(P)-binding protein, translating to MKITTAGSLGNVAKPVVKMLLAAGHDVTVITSNNDRKDEIKALGAVAAVGSLSDAAFLTTAFHGADAVYAMVPPAMGTSHLIQNIAEAGQAYAQAIKAAGVSRVVMLSSVGADAAAGTGPVQGVHQIEQLFQQLAGVNVTILRSGFFYTNFLRDIPLIKNMNLFGNNYSGEDKLVLTHPEDVATAVASELQQPGNGFEVKYIISAISTGNEVASLLGPAIGKPDLVWTTIPDEQLKQGMLSAGLSPELAGLITELGQGVRAGLVTQDFFATGAHVTGKIKLEQFVEEFKNQYQQA from the coding sequence ATGAAGATTACAACTGCAGGCTCTCTGGGCAATGTGGCCAAACCAGTAGTGAAAATGCTACTAGCCGCCGGCCATGATGTAACCGTTATCACCAGTAATAACGACCGCAAAGATGAAATCAAGGCCTTAGGGGCCGTAGCGGCCGTGGGCTCGCTCAGCGATGCAGCGTTCTTAACCACGGCATTCCACGGAGCGGATGCCGTGTATGCCATGGTGCCGCCAGCAATGGGTACTTCTCATCTAATCCAAAACATCGCGGAGGCTGGGCAGGCGTATGCCCAGGCAATTAAGGCGGCGGGAGTATCCCGCGTGGTCATGTTAAGCAGCGTCGGGGCAGATGCGGCGGCGGGTACCGGTCCCGTACAAGGCGTGCACCAGATTGAGCAATTGTTTCAGCAACTGGCAGGAGTGAACGTGACCATCTTACGATCGGGATTTTTCTACACCAACTTCTTGCGAGACATTCCCCTGATTAAAAACATGAACCTCTTCGGCAACAACTACAGCGGCGAGGATAAATTAGTCCTCACGCACCCAGAGGATGTCGCCACAGCAGTGGCGTCGGAGTTGCAACAGCCAGGAAATGGGTTTGAGGTGAAGTACATCATCAGTGCTATCTCGACCGGCAATGAAGTTGCCTCCTTGCTTGGTCCAGCAATCGGCAAACCAGACCTAGTCTGGACAACTATTCCTGACGAACAGCTGAAGCAAGGGATGCTATCGGCCGGATTGTCACCAGAGTTGGCCGGGCTTATCACCGAACTGGGGCAAGGGGTAAGAGCTGGCTTAGTTACCCAAGATTTCTTTGCCACCGGGGCACACGTCACGGGCAAAATCAAGTTGGAACAATTCGTAGAAGAGTTCAAAAATCAATATCAGCAAGCATAA